Genomic window (Daucus carota subsp. sativus chromosome 5, DH1 v3.0, whole genome shotgun sequence):
TGCTGGAGATCTTAAGAATAAAGATCTgtgagaaaagaaaagagaaccATATTTCTTGTAAGACTATCATCCACATAAACAGAATGAATAATGATCCTTGTTGAATCaggagtttatatatataatatatatatagacacacacacacacatatatacgaAGAAAACTAATGACATACTTCTAGTGAAAGTCAGACACGAGAAAAGTACAAACTTACTTCAAGGGTTTATTACTTGTACTCTCGGCTTCCTTGAAGTAACCAGATGCCCCATAATTATCTTGCATCTGAAATTAGTGGGAAGGAAAGAAACATCTAATCAGCAAATAGAAATATTAGTTCATCAAGAATATAACTTCTCACTTGATATTTTTTTCCTTCCCTTGTGTTTGAGCTTGTGCAGGCAAATTTTAGGGCAAAAATTGACATCAGGAAAGTGTATAAATAGTCTGgatatttgaataataaaatctaTTGAAAAGGATATCAGGCCAATTACTTAAAGGATATCAGGCCAATTACTTGAGACCCAAATGcattcaaatattataattaatatttcaatCAGGCTATTGATTACATCTTTAGGTATAGGATTTAGGAAAACATATAGCTAATGGATTTCATTAGACATTGTCAGACTGTGACATCATAAAAGCACAAACTTCACATCTTGGTCAGGCTATCCAATTGATTCATTGTGTATAGGACATATTCAGATAAAAATTTCATGATGTATAGGTCGTGTTCAGATATTGGATTTATTTAACACGATCAACTGTGAATAACAATTAACATTATAAAGCACAAACTTTATATAAAGAATTTTCCTTCCCTACTAGAGTGGGGTGTGGAAGAGAAATTTTATGGATGCAAATAGGTGATGGATACGACATATAGTCTAAAAACAGCTGAAGTGGAGAATTTGTTAAGAACCTAGGGAAAGGCTCCACCCCCTCCCCACATGGCAAAAGGATCTGAATTTGATCCTCATCACTCCCGTATATTTACATCTAATGCATTAAAATGTGCAACATACCATCCGAAAACTGAAATTAAAAGTAATATCACTACATATGCATGGGTGCGATATCTTATTTAAACAATgtttaataattcaaatatgcATACACATGATAAAACTTAAGCACTAAGATCATTTATTCTTCAGCATATAACACTTCTGCAAACCTTAACCAACCTGCTTATCCAGCCATACAAGATATTGCACAACAGCTGCACCATCCCGAATATGCGCCTTTTTTAACCCATCCATCTCAACtgaattctaaacaattaacaAAGTCCTGTCACTCAGTAGAAATACGTGCACATAGCTATAATACACATGTacgacacacacacacaaacacatataatatatgtattgcaGATAAGACCAATTTATATAAACGCATATGCTTAGCtttgaaacaaaacaaatatatttagaaCTATTTTTACAAGGGAAAACATAGCTAAAGTGGAGAAAAATAAGCAATTTGAGGGCCAAGATCATATAGAGCTTACTGCAAGTAGAaatgtattaaaaaattataaacctcGAAAGGTACCAATTGATGGTCAGTTCCAACTTTTTAATTATAGATAGCACAGTCACTTGTTTGTTTTGTAATAAATCTAAATGAAATGCATATGACTTGGCAAGCTGTATGCACTACCTTAAGAGCTTTAGGGAGAGCCAGTGGTGAGGGCTGTAGCAGAACTTGGTCTGAATTTAGATTTGAGTACAAAGCAAAGCAACAACGAGGGTCAACCCATATTAAGTTGTGTCCATCTTCTGCTTCATTTTTCTTGGATAAAGAGGATGTGAGCTGATTAGATGCAAGATGGATCACATCTGAACTCACTGCATCATATTCCCTCACCTcaatttcattttctttcataTGAGAGTTTACctgtgataaaaaaattaacagttTCTTGTAATGTTAAATGTCTCACTAACTAAAGTACAAACAATTGTACATTAGAAGAGTCTAGAAAACGTAAATCCTGACCTCAGACGACAGCTTTCTTTTATCTACATAAAAAAAGGCAGAGGCAGGAGTTACGATGGCAAATGCATGCACAACCGGACAATATGGGACATCACTCCCACGTATGTTATACAACCAAGCAACCTGCGTAGATTTTAAAGAATATTCAGAGAGCAAATTTAGCACCTTAACTTAAAGATGTCAAAGCAAACTCAAAGCAATCGCCATCCTGATCACCATCATCagaaaatgattataaaaatcTTTACTGTAAGGTAGAATAAAATGTATGTTTGGTCAATCTAATTTAATAAGCATACACTTGCCTCATCTAGTGTGGTAATAACTATACCACGAGCTTTCTCTTGTTTCAGATGTTCCCTCAGATCTTTTAACTTGTCTGCAACCGAACGGCCAGAAAATTCTAATTGATGGACGATTACATGATTAAACTCAGGTGAAGGCCGGCTTTTCCAGACCTCATCTACCAAGTTGGTGGACGTCGGCAccagtttttgttttttctttgaaaaagCACGCTCCCATTTTTGCGCAGTATCCACTGATAAACACCAGGTATCGGTACCCACAGTTGCACTAACCGCAAGATTCTGGTATAGCAGATGACAACGCTACGTTAGTCCATGGTCAGCAAAACCACAGATATTTTAAGCATGGTAATAGAATCATAATTAACTCAAAATAAACTCCTACTTTGAGTTAGATATACTTGTCCTCTCAAAAAACATATGAAGAAACAAGGAAGATTAATACAAACAAAAGCTTAAAGGCAAAAGGATAAAATTCAACCCCAGAAATCATTGTTCGCATCATTTacacaaaataaaatccaaacaaaATCCTTAGAAAATTCATAAACAAGGCCCTGATTATTCACATTGTACTTCAATTTCCATTAATCCTCATTGCAACTCAAATTCCATTATTAAACAGTTCTCTTCATGCCATCTCCTTACATATGAAAATTAACTAGCTACATCAAGAATCAAATTATCTATAAACAAAAAGCatagtatttaaaattattccAAGTACTGCTTGGCTCCAATTAAAACACTTCAGACTCCAAAAAATAACATAACGTTTTTAGAATaagaaaaatgaattttaatgtAGAGGTTTTATGGGACCCTGACAGCATATGGGAACAATAAGTCAGTAACTATTGACAAATCCGAGGAATGTTACTGGACGTATGCATTAATATCATTAACTATATGATGAAGATGGACATTTGGTTTATGCACTGGAACCATGCAAAAAGATGTGTTAGCTCAAACAAGTGAACAACTAGCTAGTATGTTACTCAGGATTGGGCATGGGTTTGGGATCCAGGTGTCCGATTCTTAGATAGGGACATGAAATTGGACACATGTGCAAAGTAACAGAAGCTTGGCATGTCAATTTAATAAACATAACTTTTGTCTACTGCCAGAAAAGATAGACCAGATTTTACATGtacattatttaaataaaatcaaaaggATAATTATATTTCAAGTTGTTTAGAGCCTTCGATTACAATTTGAACTCTGCTACAAGAGGACAAAGTGACTTCTTTCAACATGAAGGATCCAACTCAGATCCCAAACCCATGACGTGTCTTGTTTGACACAAGTATGATAGCAAAACTTAAGCAGTATTACTTTTGCCCAATAACaacatttgtgtatatataaaattataaataactttGAGAACTTGCAACTGGATTCAGTGATCTCTCAGAGTTAAAATTCTGACAGACACTAACCATTCTATGATACTACAGTAGATTGTGAACAAAGAACTCACATCTGCCATCCAAACATCTATGTTTGGATCTTCCATCAGACGCATGAGCTTCCATCCATCCTTTAATTGCTGTTCTGCCTGCAAGAAGTATCGCCCATCAGTCCACATCAGTGCTTCATTCATTGTTATAAGTGCCACACCTGAAATAATTTTCAGCATAAATTGAGGATTTTCAGTTTATAGCAATGCTTCATAATAAGACCCCAAACATATCATTATCTTTAGTATAAATCATAATTACATTTGTAGCACGAGTAACTATGAGAAACCAACTGTCCTAGATAGTAAACTATATACTGGAAGAATTTGTAGGAAATGTTACTATAAAATGCTATCTCTAACTGTAAATAGAAGCTTCACGTGCACAGACTAAGATTAGATTAGGAGAGGACCTTTAGTTGATCCACCCAGTCTGGTATTATTTGCGATGAAAGAGGATATAGCCAGAGTGGTcacatttgaaaataaaaaaattaaataaagataAAAAGGGTTTTTCGTAGTCAGAAATATAATGAAATGACCATTATATTCTTTATGGATCCCACCgctataaattaaattcaatatCTAAAATGACTAATACTTCAGTGCATTCGGAAAGGACCAATTGCAGCAATAAATTAAATTGACGATTAGGTTTCCCATAAAGTTGGCATATGAAATAACAAATTGgtatagaaaataaatatttaatgaaacaGCTGGCAAATTTAGCAAAAGGGACAGCTTCATCATAAAGTAAAGATATAGATTAACCATTCTATAATACATGATAAAGTTTGACATTCTAGATTAAAGTTATTCATTTTCACAAATGAAAGTCATTTCATTAATTGGAAATCAAAAAATagaaagataataataatagcGACTAAAAgtattttttgctaaatatataaatatttgtaatgaaTCTCTAGCTGTATAAATACAACACGAGATTACAATTATGTTATGACTCTTAGGATCCACTTGTCTACCGTATTACTTTATAAGATTATGTTTTGGAAAACATTAGGTGTGGAAAATGAGGCATCTATTAACTTATATAACAATTTTTGAGATGTAAATATTATCCTCATTTCCCTTTGACTATAGGCCAAAAAAGTATAAGAAAGTAGAAAATTGGTTTCAAGTGATATATTTTGCGCAAACAATATAACCTTGATCTTCAATTTCACTCCTTTTCCTTGtattttgtttttacttttgtCAATGAGAAGCATCTACATGTATAAATTTGATATGCTTTTGCACAACTAAATTTTGCATAAGTATGCAATACATAGTCTCGACTCTCCAGTACtagcaaattaaataaaaccagATGAActagtattttaaaattaaaagtccGTGAAATCTGATCTTGAAAAATAGTAAACAATAATGGAGACCTTTTATGCTCCTCTTCATCTGTAGTATTGAGTAATAAATAATGACTCTGATGATTCGTGGTATAATGTTATTGTAAAAAAGTAatttacgggggtgtattcgattgggattttaatagattgtttttagtctatggattttaatggattgtatgtgattttgattttgtgcggattgtTGATGAaaattgataggatttaagcacaatgcttcaaaatctcattgattttagtgggatttcaaaaaacttaaaatacactgaagaatgccacaaaatccatcattttatgaaatgcaaaaaaatccatcagcatttgaataccatcatattttagtggattttaaagaatcccaattgaataccatcggattttaaagcataatttaaaatcccaattgaataccaccggattttgtagcataatttaaaaccccaattgaatacctcaagattttaatgcatttcaaacaatcccaatcgaataccctcggatttcatgaatgcaaaaaaatgttttaaaatcccaatccaatacacccctcttaatctCAAGCTAGAGTTTTTAAATAGTAGTAAAAGCATATTAGCGACAActttcttatatatttaaacatatatacaaatcaATTCATGTAAGTGTAACCAGGTAATGATTCGAAATAGTATATGGAGAAAAAAACTCACCAGCACTTCCTGTAAAACCAGAAACAAATGCGCGCCTCTGGTCCCTTTCGGAAACGTACTCGCTCTGAAACAATACAAAATCAATCAATTCACacactatatatacacaatcaAACTCAGTACGATTCTAGAagcttaaaaattgaattagctCATTAACAATCACTCGATGAGTGACTAtatgacacacacacacacatatactgATTATATAAACAATTAGTTAAACAGTCTTATATACAATAAATGGATGATATATACatcgagagagagggagggagggagggagagagagagagagagagagagagagagagagagagagagagagagagagagagagagagagacctggtGATAATCTTCAGAAGGAACGACAAGAGCATCGAGAGGGGGAGAGTGAGAAGACATTAAAGACCTGAGATCAGCGAGAATGTCCGCCATGGCAGCTAAGAGTGATGAAAGTGATGATCTCTATCTGTTGTGTTGTGAGTTGGGAGAGATTGAGATTATAATGTCAACCGGTGAGAGTTATTGTAGTTTATTACGTTTTGGTTTGTAATTTATGTCGCATATCTTGTTTCCCGAATTGACCTCTCCGGCTCTCCCTGATTACTTTCCCACTCAACGTCAATGCTTGTGTGATTTTAttccttaatttttttttttttgccaaaatttaGCGCGGATTTCATTAATACGAAAGATTTTCAATCGGGACAAACCCTCGATTAATCATGCAACCaagttgaaaaacaaatgaATGAGCTGAATAATTAGCCTCTTTCTTTCCGGATTGCTTAACTAATTGAATACAAATATtcagaaatttaaaaatgaagatgatggcTTCATGAACAATCCAACTGGCATCTCTCTCGAAAATAGTAACATCACAATTGACCCTCACAGTATTTTCATGGATAGTGTCATGTTCGGAGGACTCAGTTATAAAAACTGAGTTTAAAGGCCTCATATTATGAACATGTATATTCTGTGAgaggtgagcacatgcgattTTCACTACCGTTTCAGATGCACCCCAGCTATCTATTTGCCGaacaccagctatagacatgccgaaagtgttGTTGATGCGCGAGTTCTCCGGATCTCTCAATAAATcgtaaaattcattttcaacgCAAACACATCGCATAAAACGAGACATATCGCACAAGGCGAGACACTCAAACACATAAACAATAACTCAGACAAAAGACAATAGAAAAACCCAAATGGGTTTCTTGAATTTTGTGGAACaaaactcgattttattgaagaagaaacaaacaaaaaggaTTATTGATAGAAATGGAAATGAAAAGAAGAGGTGTTGTGTGGATGAAGAATGGGCGGCTAGAGAATTGAGATAGGAGATAGGGATAGATATGGGTAGAGAAGAGGCGGAgaagaagatggaggtggaaaacaaaattagtattttggagaaattaaaaatttcttttatttgcaaaaatacgtcTGCATTGTCTTTCTTTCATTTATATCTGCTCAGTTTACTATTTTTTGAACAATGCGGTCTTTTatcatcttctttcttcttttttatttctCTCTTCGTCTTCTCTCCCTCTTTCACTGTCGTCACGACGTAGCGGAGAGAGGTAAGAAGATCGTGAAATCACCGGGAAGACCTAATAGCCAGAGTTTGAGCCATGTGAAACGGACGGTGCGGCAGGTGCAGGTGCTGATGGAGATGAAAGTGTTACCAGAGGAGGGTGATTGATTGGTATCGGCGGAAACGACGGTGTCGAAATTGATGAAGATGACGGAGATGTAGATCATCTTATTTTGAGTACATCtgctaaattaaaaaatagacaattatttaatgtataaaatagtataatttaaaaagggtggtgaatataattaatttttatatcataaaatttactTCTTTCGTCTCATTTTAActatttttgacttttttacatgtattttaaggtgttgaaaaaaaatcacatctaaacataataatttttaataaaatatatatcaaataaaagtttagaatctaaacttttatttgatataagaatcgaattttttttattgagtgtagatattgtttttttaaacctcaatatacgtgtcaaaaagtcaaacatcaatTAAAATGTGACAGAGAGAGTGCTATTCTTATTAAATTTTGCAATGTCAAATAGTATAAGGGGAAAATTAAAGTGTAAAAAAATGATTGGTGTTAGCGATTTTGCAACCTTAACGCAAATGCACGTATCATAACAAGTGGTATATTAATTCGTTCCCAGGAGGACTAATTTAAGCTGCTAATTATCATTTAATATGTTCTTTTAATTCAAGTTAAATAAActatgataaaaaattatattattgtgGTGTGGTTCATATTTCATTTTTCCATGATTAGGTATAATTGTGTACTTGATTCTTTTTGTATGGATTGTTTCGTATCttattttgtcatttttttaaaatctatttttGTCCGAATTTGAGAAGATTGGATATGTGTATTCAATCTTATATTATATGAATAGTTTCAATTCTTAGTTTTTTCGCTAGTGTCCAAGATGAATGTTTGCAATTCTTGGATGGCGATGGTGGTGTAGTGGTGGTGACTTATTGGTGCACGTTGTTGAAGTTAGTTTATTCTGATTGACTTTTTATtgcatgattttaaattttagttttgtaattttggatATTGTTTGATTTTAACAGTAGTATTTGttaatcttaattttagttttttttttgaatgacAAGTTGActatattaatttgtttatctttgaaatttgatttttcactaaatgttttaatttgattttttgtgtactcattACAAGATTAATCGATAGAATCGTTATTGCTGATTATTGTACCTGAATATTACATAATTCATGGAAGTCATTTGACATGATTTTATTGTGCCTTTAATGGTTGATTGGTGTATACCAAATTTAAATTGTgctgataataattattatctataatcttgatttatttatttcccAAGATTTTGtcttgtatatgtgtgtatatatcttAAATATGTGTAGATATTATTCGTCACTTATTCTCTGGtgagatttatattttattatgtattacGTTATTAggtatctaaccaaagagatctCATTATCCCTTTGGTGTAGATAATGATTTGTTttactttaattttttaatttactttcattagagcatctccaaccatggagaccccttagctaaaaagtgaataatcataccaaaaataaaaaatttagccaaacaCTTCAAAatttcacactccaaccatagtgacctgttgtctataaatttagccaacctcctatggatggctaaatttgttgaacctctacagacctgtaagaaatctgtaggatgattacacatcatttattaccatattaaactgatatattctatttataacaactaaaatattaataacatactctttttaaattatagccaaccaatatagccaataccattgaagcaaaatgtcttacaggttcagcaaattttacacaatgtcttacagatcccatttagccaacgattatagccaaagccgttggagatgctcttattctttcaaaactatattatattcatatccttttttcttttaattatgaGTTTGTTGACTATTTCTTCTatcgttttaaaaagttttattaCTTTGTTGTTTGTATGAactacttatatttttttttgtattgtattttttcagGATACGCGAGTGGAAAAAAAATGCGAGCGGGGACCCCTTATAGGTGTTTTCTTATcgagtattaaaactttattgcCTAAGTGTACTCAGTCATCTCTGCATGTCCGAGGGTTAGATGGtaaattttcttgaatgaaaggaaCTCTTGGCAGCAACTATCCTATTCTGGAACATCTTTTTATACGAGATtgtggggccgtttgggttagcttaaaagaagtgacttctggcttataataaagaagtgaagtagaagtgagaagtaaataaaataataaagtgtttggaaaagaagcagaagctgtgagacagaagctagcattctcagcttcttaaaagtgcttctacttctttacacaaacgggtcaagagaagcagaagccagaagcagcttctgcttctcttggcCAAACACGCCCTgtatcttgtgacaaaaaaaactcAAGAATTCATTACGACCCGGAATAACAATTAGTTCAACATCTCAAATAATGACACAACAATGAAATAAAGATGATTAAAGAAAACTAAACTAGTTGTGATGTGACTTCAATCTTCAATCTTCCAAATATTGTTGTCTTTCTCCAAGTGTCTTCTTGTTTCTACTCCCCGCCTCTGTTACCTGTTGTAACTTCTAGGCCCAtcatattaaaaactaattataactGAACTATTCTAATCTATATTGTATTTTAAAtgtataacaataataataaaaaggaGTTTCCTACATAGAATAAGAGTCTAAAGTCGAAAATTCGGACCGTCTGCTTCTGGCCATTTTTCTGGACTGACTtgaatttcaataaattttgaaacattactTGAATTAAAGGTCTTCTCGCAAGCTTTCCGACGACTATTTACAGGTCCAAAACGGACTTGAAGTACTCCGATTATGATCAAAACAATGAACATAACACAATTTATGTCAAAATCCGAATTTTGCTAGAAATGACTTCAAATAATACACTTTTTCTACATTCCTTCTATAACAAAAATTCTTTTTTGCCTACaagaatatatgaaaatatatattaaataaaatccaatttcatgcaaaagtaattaaaatatgaagaaaaatatgattataaatatcACTCATCAATCGGGGTATACATAgtgtaatttaataattataattatttttcagtGACATATTCGAGCAATaactaatatgaaattaaatatatttataattttattaaaatattaagtgtAATTATTAAAGGATTTAGTAAAAATAAGATAATTAttgatttataatgtattttttttaaaaaaaatgccgTTAAAACCCCTAATTTTCTTTATTCAATAAAGGTGGATCGAAATTTCCATTATATAACGTCAATTATCATTCAAAtgaatttcttctcttttatttaCCACATATCCATATGCtaatatttttcaagatataTAACAAGTAATTCAATATTTAATGTGATAAGATATTTTATCTAatgataattataataattatctcCAATTTAGAGTGAGGAGATAACTTTGAAAAAGACATGCGAAAAGAGggtaaaaaatatgaaaaatgaatattctattattaaaaatgaaatgagatATAATTGGTCATTATATAAATTACTCCTTCCATCTCAGTCAGTTGTATAATTTGGGGGACGAGAACGCG
Coding sequences:
- the LOC108223345 gene encoding aminopeptidase P1, encoding MADILADLRSLMSSHSPPLDALVVPSEDYHQSEYVSERDQRRAFVSGFTGSAGVALITMNEALMWTDGRYFLQAEQQLKDGWKLMRLMEDPNIDVWMADNLAVSATVGTDTWCLSVDTAQKWERAFSKKKQKLVPTSTNLVDEVWKSRPSPEFNHVIVHQLEFSGRSVADKLKDLREHLKQEKARGIVITTLDEVAWLYNIRGSDVPYCPVVHAFAIVTPASAFFYVDKRKLSSEVNSHMKENEIEVREYDAVSSDVIHLASNQLTSSLSKKNEAEDGHNLIWVDPRCCFALYSNLNSDQVLLQPSPLALPKALKNSVEMDGLKKAHIRDGAAVVQYLVWLDKQMQDNYGASGYFKEAESTSNKPLKDNLKLTEVSASDKLEEFRASKEHFKGLSFPTISSVGANGAIIHYTPDAKTCAELDPNKMYLCDSGAQYLDGTTDITRTVHFGKPSAHEKACYTAVFKGHVALGNARFPSGTMGPTLDILARLPLWKVGLDYRHGTGHGVGIFLNVHEGPHGISYRPPPRNVPLQASMTVTDEPGYYEDGNFGIRLENVLIVKDADTEFNFGNKGYLEMEHITWAPYQRKLLDVGALVPEEINWLNAYHSQCRDILTPFLNESEMAWLKQATEAIGA